In Bifidobacterium sp. ESL0745, one DNA window encodes the following:
- a CDS encoding PD-(D/E)XK nuclease family protein has protein sequence MAMSGNDTLDLRDNAAMDAVKTMLDGQPDTHTLLIAGAPCSGKTEFALAATLEGISRFGDAHVSMVVSGRQTADKLSDRIIRAVGSTSSARPVTTLSALAFRLLSSVRESEREPLPKLLNGAEQDALLRQVVAVHVRHAQTGELCDTCELMRQYFATDDWVDTVYGDDGSEVSGGTRSTVTDQRVSGTSASKGQPRSTSKGIGSSDVLFARGVNDAFVMQLRDMLARMDELGLGAEREDEVLAMLADSQDSGEGYSLRVERLGIQWRLAFALRHEYSQAVTDGYPGEFRLDSSRLLVEGAQAAAKVADAVLPKLVVVDDFQDLTLAGLTFLEILAHRGVKLVLVGNPDEAVQTFRGSYPEYLFSRAQQPPLSAESMTLPACRIRKVVGILHGSDDVGKSGDSRNLADKGSVVGPKISQSVDDEDNSGTACENGSAAAVSYLDLLASRVSLSIAANEDTSVALPDRPGKLPRLAGSLPITSLDPNDPKLQDGSVRTALYRTSREELDDVVWRIKEAHLASGRQWNDIAVIAHDNDTVRAFGERLRRDGVPVRYSAVTEPLKDDPSVQGLFALLELAKLRHDGIEQTSMSLTQTARYVRGRVQTLLESPLVSLRASSSGSLSSSPARLAPVESVMKAIASLAHVIDVDDSASVQASRDVTVGDGLSNQSESSLADDTDVSGASASADSSSHATSPDSQVLDETKDEVGRADVVDVTAALPRLQQEWRELRDRVLAARKQSGVQVDDSLVNASADGGEDEADMPLGVDALYIMLGFDIAQQPSEASVSQKHVKTGKRRSSDCDEASGVADEVLELIGNVGGDLYSRAFAHVWSLVGKVEHGLSALPSREPQYALGLAWDACRVANSWQCQALVNNDEGRAANDRLDVMMRLFAYASGSGAKQSVEDFIAGVRSMRIEADSLAKVAPIDQAVTLSTPAGAADGHWPLVFVPQIQQDVWPNLAERNTMFGGENLAEIVLHGRMGNERKQQAGCVDPELAQVLSAEQKSFLVALTRAGEQVMLSAVLSDDTVPSDFLYTYMPERFDRVRDADPEMRDYAQLADSDRFAGLDTDPRGLVAAARIELMRQSDTNTVQTDGADGVNGGSNSGSAGDSTGGNAAGVGDSTGGDFSDARSYSSDAGSESNDSCNNKDCSSMFIGTDAQSSARVRDAAVSLVLLDDVGLQAADPDSWPYTYGVVDQNNNGNTDQNGIDTGSANTLSPAVKSGGVNTVENASGDTAYQGGGGSSSASGDSMAGGPARTSVKNSASNKYDVVAQEALKTDSPVAASLPRASQNESQSNQQTVLPSAPTVTLSPSQVDRIWACPVCWMLESQFAGPRPSNAATNYGSVIHKVAQMASAKGLDNPDFMAERSSHERIASITSQMMDMYRQLTDDADTIDDPEQRYNAEGKDEGAEQTLTDIATYFVNSNDSDYPHGNLKNFSVGRLRRAECEYEFASKFDVEDIRAAYNAIDGIEPVTNAELVAIMGVLNGGWPSGMQPDLQIRLTGRIDRMEWRDSGDGNEHVRLIDWKTGHKHDGKQMFNDLQLVCYQLGLAFPESNQPTDTEGAASTYLPNAGLHGVDAIKAMPDITQSALFDVDLASSPGQGYGADETLFQPPLFHAGTLNATGFTRRSHYAELQKLADLPDPPTEAPEGVSAQAWQQLLSLRGTQAVWALTMISRIFYAAAASRSKTLVARPQSSHVQFCRMKTVCPACAGEVDTVYEVRRG, from the coding sequence ATGGCTATGAGTGGGAATGATACATTGGATTTGCGCGATAATGCCGCAATGGACGCGGTGAAAACGATGCTGGACGGGCAGCCCGACACCCACACGCTTTTGATTGCGGGTGCGCCATGCTCGGGCAAGACCGAGTTCGCGCTGGCGGCGACGCTTGAAGGCATTTCAAGATTCGGAGATGCCCACGTTTCGATGGTGGTTTCGGGGCGGCAGACCGCCGACAAGCTTTCGGACAGGATCATTCGTGCCGTCGGCTCCACTTCCAGCGCCCGCCCGGTAACCACCCTTTCGGCGCTCGCATTCCGTTTGCTTTCCTCAGTGCGTGAAAGCGAACGTGAGCCATTGCCGAAGTTGCTGAACGGCGCGGAGCAGGACGCTTTGTTGCGTCAGGTGGTGGCGGTGCATGTCCGACATGCCCAGACCGGTGAATTGTGCGACACCTGTGAACTGATGCGGCAGTATTTCGCCACCGACGATTGGGTTGACACCGTTTACGGTGACGACGGAAGTGAAGTGAGCGGCGGGACTCGCAGTACTGTGACCGATCAACGGGTGTCAGGCACTTCGGCTTCCAAGGGGCAACCCCGTTCGACTTCGAAAGGCATCGGTTCCAGCGATGTCCTGTTCGCTCGCGGCGTCAACGACGCTTTTGTCATGCAATTACGCGACATGCTGGCGCGTATGGATGAGCTCGGCTTGGGTGCCGAGCGTGAGGACGAGGTCCTTGCGATGCTTGCGGATTCGCAGGATTCCGGCGAGGGGTACAGCCTGCGGGTGGAACGGCTTGGCATTCAGTGGCGGTTGGCGTTCGCGCTGCGACATGAGTATTCACAGGCGGTGACGGATGGTTATCCGGGGGAGTTTCGGCTGGATTCCTCGCGTCTGCTGGTCGAGGGTGCGCAGGCCGCAGCAAAGGTCGCCGATGCTGTGCTTCCGAAACTTGTGGTGGTCGATGACTTTCAGGATCTGACGCTGGCCGGTCTCACGTTCCTTGAGATTTTGGCGCATCGCGGCGTGAAGCTGGTGTTGGTCGGCAATCCCGACGAGGCGGTGCAGACCTTCCGCGGCTCTTATCCTGAGTATCTGTTCAGTCGTGCTCAGCAACCCCCGCTTTCGGCCGAGTCGATGACATTGCCGGCTTGCCGGATTCGCAAGGTTGTCGGCATTTTGCATGGTTCCGACGATGTCGGGAAATCTGGCGATTCTCGCAATCTGGCGGATAAGGGCAGCGTCGTTGGACCCAAAATTTCCCAGTCGGTCGACGATGAGGATAATAGCGGAACAGCCTGCGAAAACGGTTCTGCAGCAGCGGTTTCGTATCTTGATTTACTGGCTTCACGCGTCTCGCTTTCCATAGCCGCGAATGAGGACACGTCGGTGGCGTTGCCTGACCGGCCCGGAAAACTGCCGCGTCTTGCTGGTAGCCTTCCCATCACATCACTTGATCCCAATGATCCCAAGCTCCAGGACGGCAGTGTCAGAACCGCACTCTATCGGACCTCGCGAGAGGAACTGGACGATGTGGTCTGGCGCATCAAGGAAGCGCATCTTGCTTCTGGTCGTCAATGGAACGACATTGCCGTCATCGCCCACGACAACGATACGGTACGCGCGTTCGGTGAACGGTTGCGGCGTGATGGGGTGCCGGTGCGCTATTCCGCGGTCACCGAGCCATTGAAAGATGATCCGAGCGTGCAAGGGCTGTTTGCGCTCTTGGAACTGGCCAAGCTGCGACACGATGGCATCGAACAGACGAGTATGTCGTTGACGCAAACCGCACGATATGTGCGCGGTCGCGTGCAGACTCTGTTGGAAAGTCCGTTGGTCAGCCTTCGCGCGTCTTCATCGGGTTCTCTTTCGTCTTCTCCGGCACGTCTGGCACCGGTGGAGTCGGTGATGAAAGCCATCGCTTCGCTGGCACACGTTATCGATGTGGACGATTCCGCGTCGGTGCAGGCTTCACGGGATGTGACAGTCGGAGATGGTTTATCGAATCAGAGCGAATCTTCATTGGCCGATGATACCGATGTTAGTGGTGCTTCCGCATCTGCTGATTCGTCGTCTCACGCGACGTCCCCTGATTCGCAGGTCTTGGACGAAACCAAAGATGAGGTCGGTCGTGCGGATGTCGTCGACGTTACCGCTGCGTTGCCTCGTTTGCAGCAGGAGTGGCGCGAGCTGCGTGACCGTGTATTGGCCGCACGAAAACAAAGCGGTGTGCAGGTTGACGACAGCCTTGTCAATGCAAGTGCCGATGGTGGCGAGGACGAGGCGGATATGCCGTTGGGCGTGGATGCGCTCTATATCATGCTTGGTTTTGATATTGCGCAACAACCGTCTGAAGCCTCCGTTTCCCAGAAACACGTGAAAACCGGCAAAAGGCGTTCTTCCGATTGCGATGAGGCCAGCGGTGTTGCCGATGAGGTATTGGAATTGATCGGTAACGTGGGCGGTGACCTGTACTCCCGCGCCTTTGCCCATGTCTGGAGCCTGGTGGGCAAGGTCGAGCATGGCTTATCGGCGTTGCCGAGCCGTGAACCGCAATATGCGCTGGGACTGGCATGGGACGCTTGCCGTGTGGCCAATTCCTGGCAATGCCAGGCGTTGGTGAACAATGACGAAGGCCGTGCCGCCAACGACCGGCTTGACGTGATGATGCGGCTTTTCGCCTACGCTTCCGGTTCAGGGGCGAAACAAAGTGTTGAGGATTTCATCGCCGGTGTGCGTTCCATGCGCATTGAGGCGGATTCACTGGCGAAGGTCGCGCCCATCGATCAGGCCGTCACCCTCAGCACACCGGCCGGTGCTGCAGACGGGCATTGGCCTCTGGTCTTTGTCCCTCAAATCCAGCAGGACGTTTGGCCCAACCTCGCCGAGCGCAACACCATGTTCGGCGGTGAAAACCTTGCCGAAATCGTTTTACATGGCCGGATGGGCAATGAGCGGAAGCAACAGGCCGGCTGCGTCGACCCCGAGCTTGCGCAGGTGCTTTCCGCCGAGCAGAAGAGCTTTTTGGTGGCGTTGACCAGAGCCGGCGAGCAGGTGATGTTGAGTGCCGTCTTAAGCGATGACACGGTGCCCTCTGATTTCCTCTATACGTACATGCCTGAGCGGTTTGATCGCGTGCGCGATGCCGATCCGGAAATGCGGGATTATGCGCAGCTCGCCGATTCGGACCGGTTCGCCGGTCTAGACACCGATCCGCGCGGTCTGGTGGCGGCGGCCCGCATCGAGCTGATGCGACAGTCGGATACGAACACAGTTCAGACCGACGGCGCTGACGGTGTTAACGGTGGCAGCAATAGTGGTAGTGCTGGTGATTCCACAGGTGGGAACGCCGCCGGTGTGGGCGATTCTACTGGCGGCGACTTTAGCGATGCTCGTAGCTACTCTAGCGATGCCGGTAGCGAATCGAATGATTCTTGTAACAATAAAGATTGTTCTTCCATGTTCATTGGAACCGATGCGCAGTCATCAGCCCGTGTGCGCGATGCCGCGGTATCACTGGTTCTTCTTGACGATGTGGGTCTGCAGGCTGCCGACCCCGATAGCTGGCCATATACATATGGCGTGGTCGATCAGAATAATAATGGCAACACCGATCAAAATGGTATCGATACTGGAAGTGCGAACACACTTAGCCCGGCTGTTAAGAGCGGTGGCGTCAATACCGTTGAGAACGCTAGCGGCGATACCGCTTATCAGGGCGGCGGCGGTTCTTCTTCGGCGTCTGGTGATTCCATGGCCGGCGGCCCGGCCCGGACCTCTGTGAAAAATTCGGCATCGAACAAATACGATGTCGTGGCGCAAGAGGCGTTGAAGACTGATTCTCCGGTTGCCGCATCGCTTCCGCGGGCTTCGCAAAACGAATCTCAATCCAATCAACAAACGGTTTTGCCGTCGGCGCCGACGGTGACGCTTTCGCCCTCGCAAGTCGACCGCATCTGGGCGTGCCCGGTCTGTTGGATGCTCGAAAGCCAATTCGCCGGACCCCGTCCTTCCAACGCGGCCACCAATTACGGTTCGGTCATCCATAAAGTCGCCCAGATGGCCAGTGCCAAAGGGCTTGACAATCCTGATTTCATGGCGGAGCGTTCCAGCCACGAACGTATTGCCAGCATCACTTCGCAGATGATGGACATGTACCGTCAGCTCACCGATGATGCTGACACGATCGACGACCCGGAACAACGCTACAACGCGGAAGGCAAGGACGAAGGCGCCGAACAGACGCTTACCGATATCGCCACGTATTTTGTCAATTCCAACGACAGCGATTATCCCCATGGCAACCTCAAGAACTTCAGTGTCGGTCGGCTGCGTCGCGCGGAATGTGAGTACGAGTTCGCTTCGAAATTCGATGTCGAGGACATTCGCGCCGCCTATAACGCGATTGACGGCATTGAGCCGGTCACCAATGCTGAACTCGTCGCCATCATGGGTGTGCTCAACGGCGGCTGGCCGTCAGGGATGCAGCCTGATTTGCAGATACGGCTCACCGGCCGGATCGATCGCATGGAATGGAGGGATTCGGGTGACGGCAACGAGCACGTCCGTCTCATCGATTGGAAAACCGGCCATAAGCACGACGGCAAGCAGATGTTCAACGATCTGCAGCTGGTTTGTTACCAGCTCGGTCTTGCATTCCCCGAATCGAATCAGCCGACGGACACCGAGGGCGCGGCTTCAACGTATTTGCCCAATGCCGGACTGCATGGCGTGGACGCGATCAAAGCCATGCCCGACATCACCCAATCGGCGCTGTTCGACGTCGATTTGGCTTCGTCTCCGGGGCAGGGGTACGGTGCCGACGAGACGTTGTTCCAGCCGCCGCTGTTCCACGCGGGGACGCTGAACGCTACCGGATTCACACGCCGCAGCCATTACGCGGAACTGCAAAAACTGGCCGACCTGCCCGACCCGCCTACCGAAGCGCCGGAAGGCGTAAGCGCGCAAGCCTGGCAGCAGCTCCTTTCCCTGCGCGGCACGCAAGCCGTGTGGGCGTTGACCATGATCTCGCGCATCTTCTACGCTGCAGCGGCCTCTCGCTCGAAGACCTTGGTTGCGCGCCCGCAATCCAGTCACGTTCAATTCTGCAGAATGAAAACGGTATGCCCGGCCTGCGCCGGCGAAGTCGATACGGTTTACGAAGTCAGGAGGGGCTGA
- a CDS encoding UvrD-helicase domain-containing protein: MDKNDKLSQFNGINGVRVGMGVSDSDSGHNMQDDADRAADNPMNVSSPEQAATGESAHGPVSGRQPPTDSPEQEAVINAPKDADVLVVAGAGSGKTYTMTRRIINLIRVGVPPEKILGLTFTRKAASELLGRVSSAVVENARIEERSASVTGTSRRVNVFLKPQVSTYDAFFQSIVRQYGLLVGFDQNTQPLSEAGAHQLAVTVIDENMDILKGQGFGSFSDIVTKVLDLSNAISGSMIGEGCASVPEAIARIRQWDQAFIAQMDGAIGDETVPDDEPKTGKPPKRRKKESEEQFADRQAQYRATYHQLAIYRTAGLRDVAGKREILLTLVERYHERKQQLNMAEFNDFTVAAYALVTRFPSIGERLRHRYSHVLLDEYQDTSTTQAALIAKLFHPDNSRNRNDLDGFSNTNNLNPASVSADGVSSGNPQNRLQTGNRQSGSSAVNAVGDPFQSIYAWRGASPGAFRMFERDFGMDETAKPYSLSVTRRNARVVLEAANDLTQPLRTPDRIPSSSPMREVPVPALTTIDSAKEGTLGVLGFDTLGQEIDAVARFAKASIARHTPKDPSQKDVRPHVAVLFRGKNHMPEFAEGLRKAGLTTLTVGYSALLDRPEIRDVLALLHVVADHADSNALMRLLATPRFGLGSKDLTALSKLASRRNDKYRLRALAEAGLVPANATQEEKAKLLAKHRDKVPNMVFLADVLMDDKLETLLDSPHVAGAFSSAGLVTIRRAAKVFRQVGAVINHPLAQIVQTAIEALDLDIDSVVAQAIAQSGKPVQPVLAHSPMNALIDLVDTYTHEITEGATPTLRGFVSWVDSLNSIPDEMAAVPSDPVDVVLMTIHQSKGLEWDSVAIVGMKKGSFPSNQGDGLKVDIDDDYIGGLREGSWQSPQYHETAKTWLDNPAAVPVPVRADADILPRFPHDVGVGDDPLEALSALADVETVANESEGLMRLFDAIDGDDGDLSTIGGIAGPASGSANYLSQQEEYGRRLHADERRLAYVALTRAREEVLMTYSRHADLSRDSRDAGTRNSANPSNFFSEVHDALSYRDGVVAVGSGTDQTDADTQKAVDTRETADTDRRDVPTTLSSLGVAKPDGLFVGAQAKEYEQAIVEQAWQAPLELDGQESEPLPWPASMSEGMAGRLQRSADVVRQVRRGLVSEVSAGRVANAGVPSAKAEGEDDNEAGNGAGIGGNGTETRQGDAKRSSVETENGAEVGRNVKTGSGTIAGNDVVTETVNNLTAELPAGQSLAERTRMLLADDDLMPSVQVSVRDSDTVQGAADRSDSNAESTNALDVEVRRRGKRILAGRRQNVTSLQAGAGRMSERESREYWRGLVRPVPRVATPAAQAGTRFHAWAQRFMDAYDVEVSATNANGGVSAVVTGETPETRASMVAGLERAERHPDPDQSATDRKIVTWQHRLVDSRWASRRPYSAEQQIVVAIDELGGRIVNGKLDAVFYGGLDENDRTKRFTIVDWKTGKKPTAQQDIEHKLVQLDMYRLMFSAMKGIPLDSIDATLYYLDVAREEQREIHALNKSKAEILKELNVEIPVWSDED, from the coding sequence ATGGATAAGAACGATAAACTGTCCCAATTCAACGGCATCAACGGGGTGCGTGTCGGTATGGGTGTATCCGATAGCGATAGCGGCCACAATATGCAGGATGACGCTGATCGCGCCGCCGACAATCCTATGAACGTTTCGTCACCAGAGCAGGCGGCAACAGGCGAATCGGCGCATGGCCCAGTTTCCGGCCGTCAACCCCCCACCGACAGCCCCGAACAGGAGGCGGTCATCAACGCGCCTAAGGACGCGGACGTGCTGGTGGTGGCCGGTGCCGGATCGGGCAAAACCTACACCATGACCCGCCGCATCATCAACCTCATCAGGGTCGGTGTGCCGCCCGAAAAGATTCTCGGCCTGACTTTCACGCGCAAGGCTGCCTCCGAACTTTTGGGGCGTGTGTCGAGCGCCGTGGTCGAAAACGCGCGAATCGAGGAGCGCAGTGCCAGCGTGACCGGAACCTCGCGTCGCGTCAACGTTTTCCTGAAGCCGCAGGTATCGACCTACGATGCGTTCTTCCAATCCATCGTCCGCCAGTATGGCCTTCTGGTCGGCTTCGACCAGAACACCCAGCCCCTGAGCGAGGCCGGTGCCCACCAGCTTGCCGTCACCGTGATCGACGAGAACATGGACATTCTCAAAGGACAGGGATTCGGCAGTTTTTCGGACATCGTCACCAAAGTGCTCGATCTTTCCAATGCCATCAGCGGTTCGATGATCGGCGAGGGGTGTGCGAGCGTGCCCGAAGCCATCGCGCGCATCCGGCAATGGGATCAGGCGTTCATCGCGCAGATGGATGGGGCGATTGGCGACGAAACGGTTCCCGATGATGAGCCGAAAACGGGCAAGCCTCCGAAGCGCAGGAAAAAGGAGAGCGAGGAGCAATTCGCCGACCGTCAGGCACAATACCGTGCCACATACCACCAATTGGCCATCTACCGCACTGCCGGCCTGCGGGACGTTGCCGGCAAACGGGAAATATTGCTGACGTTGGTCGAGCGTTACCACGAGCGCAAACAGCAGCTGAATATGGCGGAATTCAATGATTTCACCGTAGCCGCCTACGCGCTGGTCACTCGTTTCCCCTCAATCGGCGAGCGGCTTCGCCACCGGTACTCGCACGTTCTTTTGGACGAATACCAGGACACGTCCACCACCCAAGCCGCGTTGATCGCAAAATTATTCCATCCTGATAATTCTCGGAATCGCAATGATCTCGACGGTTTCAGTAATACAAATAATCTGAATCCAGCGTCCGTGTCGGCGGATGGCGTTTCATCTGGCAACCCTCAAAACCGTCTTCAAACCGGCAACCGGCAATCGGGCAGCTCCGCAGTCAACGCCGTGGGTGATCCCTTCCAATCCATCTATGCATGGCGTGGCGCGAGCCCCGGCGCGTTCCGCATGTTCGAACGTGACTTCGGCATGGACGAAACGGCCAAACCGTACTCGTTGAGCGTCACGCGCCGCAACGCGCGGGTTGTGCTCGAGGCCGCCAACGACTTGACGCAGCCGTTGCGTACCCCCGACCGCATTCCCTCAAGCTCGCCCATGCGCGAGGTGCCGGTTCCGGCGCTTACGACCATCGACAGTGCCAAAGAAGGGACGCTGGGCGTACTCGGTTTCGACACGCTCGGCCAGGAAATCGATGCCGTGGCGCGTTTCGCCAAAGCCTCCATCGCCCGTCACACTCCTAAAGACCCAAGTCAAAAAGACGTTCGTCCGCATGTCGCCGTGCTCTTCCGCGGCAAAAACCACATGCCGGAATTTGCCGAAGGATTGCGTAAAGCGGGGCTGACAACGTTGACCGTCGGATACTCGGCGTTGCTCGACCGCCCCGAAATTCGGGACGTGCTCGCCCTGTTGCATGTCGTGGCCGACCATGCCGATTCCAATGCCTTGATGCGTCTTCTGGCCACACCGCGGTTTGGCCTCGGCAGCAAGGATCTGACCGCTTTGTCCAAGCTCGCCAGCCGCCGCAACGACAAATACCGTCTTCGCGCGTTGGCTGAAGCCGGTCTGGTGCCGGCGAACGCCACGCAGGAGGAGAAGGCGAAACTTCTCGCCAAGCATCGTGACAAGGTGCCCAACATGGTGTTCCTCGCCGACGTGCTGATGGATGACAAGCTTGAAACCCTCTTGGATTCGCCGCACGTCGCCGGTGCCTTCAGTTCCGCGGGACTTGTGACGATTCGCCGCGCCGCTAAGGTTTTCAGGCAGGTCGGAGCCGTCATCAACCATCCGCTTGCGCAGATTGTGCAGACGGCCATTGAAGCGCTCGATCTTGATATCGATTCTGTGGTGGCGCAGGCGATTGCGCAATCGGGCAAGCCGGTTCAGCCGGTTTTGGCACACTCGCCGATGAATGCGTTGATCGATCTGGTCGATACCTATACGCACGAGATTACGGAAGGCGCGACGCCGACGTTGCGTGGGTTCGTTTCCTGGGTGGATTCGTTGAACAGCATTCCCGACGAAATGGCGGCGGTTCCCAGCGATCCGGTCGATGTCGTGCTGATGACCATTCATCAGTCCAAGGGCCTCGAATGGGATTCGGTGGCCATTGTCGGCATGAAAAAGGGCAGTTTCCCCTCCAACCAGGGCGACGGGCTCAAGGTCGACATCGATGACGATTACATCGGCGGATTGCGCGAGGGAAGCTGGCAGTCGCCGCAGTACCACGAAACGGCCAAGACCTGGCTCGACAACCCTGCCGCTGTGCCCGTTCCGGTGCGTGCCGACGCTGATATCCTCCCGCGATTCCCGCACGACGTGGGTGTCGGTGACGATCCGCTTGAGGCGTTGTCTGCGCTGGCCGACGTGGAAACGGTAGCGAATGAGTCCGAAGGATTGATGCGTCTGTTTGATGCAATCGACGGCGACGATGGTGATCTATCTACGATTGGTGGGATTGCGGGGCCGGCCAGCGGTAGCGCGAACTATCTGTCACAGCAGGAAGAATACGGCCGCAGATTGCACGCCGACGAACGCAGGCTCGCTTACGTGGCGCTGACACGCGCCCGTGAGGAAGTGCTGATGACCTATAGCCGCCACGCCGATCTTTCCCGCGATTCGCGGGACGCCGGTACGCGCAATAGCGCAAATCCATCGAATTTCTTCTCCGAAGTGCATGACGCCCTGTCCTATCGTGACGGTGTTGTGGCCGTCGGGTCGGGGACTGATCAGACCGACGCCGATACTCAAAAAGCCGTCGATACCCGCGAAACCGCCGATACCGATCGCCGGGACGTTCCGACCACCTTGTCGTCTTTGGGCGTCGCCAAACCCGACGGGCTTTTCGTGGGGGCACAGGCGAAGGAATACGAGCAGGCCATCGTCGAACAAGCGTGGCAGGCCCCTCTTGAACTGGATGGGCAGGAAAGTGAACCATTGCCTTGGCCCGCTTCGATGAGCGAGGGGATGGCCGGTCGGCTGCAGCGTTCGGCCGATGTTGTGCGTCAGGTGCGTCGCGGTCTTGTCAGTGAAGTTTCGGCCGGGCGTGTTGCCAATGCCGGTGTGCCTTCTGCAAAAGCCGAGGGAGAGGATGACAACGAAGCTGGGAATGGTGCCGGAATCGGAGGCAACGGTACCGAAACCAGACAAGGCGATGCAAAGAGAAGCAGCGTTGAAACCGAAAACGGTGCTGAAGTTGGACGTAACGTAAAAACCGGAAGCGGTACCATCGCCGGCAACGACGTCGTGACCGAAACCGTGAACAACCTGACTGCCGAACTTCCGGCAGGTCAATCGCTGGCCGAACGCACACGCATGCTTCTGGCGGATGACGATCTGATGCCTTCCGTCCAAGTCAGTGTGCGCGACAGCGACACGGTCCAAGGGGCAGCGGATAGAAGCGATTCCAACGCCGAAAGCACCAATGCGCTTGATGTCGAGGTACGTAGGCGCGGCAAACGCATCCTTGCCGGCAGACGGCAGAATGTCACCTCGTTGCAGGCCGGTGCCGGCAGGATGAGTGAGCGTGAAAGTCGGGAATACTGGCGTGGGCTCGTGCGCCCGGTTCCCCGCGTGGCCACTCCCGCAGCGCAGGCCGGCACTCGTTTCCATGCCTGGGCGCAGCGTTTCATGGACGCATACGACGTTGAGGTGTCGGCGACCAATGCGAATGGCGGCGTTTCGGCGGTGGTTACCGGTGAAACGCCGGAAACCCGCGCTTCGATGGTTGCCGGGCTTGAACGCGCCGAGCGGCATCCTGATCCCGATCAGAGTGCGACGGATCGCAAGATAGTGACGTGGCAGCATCGCCTGGTTGACAGCCGTTGGGCGTCTCGCCGTCCGTATTCCGCCGAGCAGCAGATCGTCGTTGCGATTGACGAGCTTGGCGGCCGTATCGTCAACGGCAAGCTTGACGCCGTTTTCTACGGTGGACTTGACGAAAACGACAGGACGAAGCGCTTCACCATAGTCGATTGGAAAACCGGCAAGAAACCGACCGCGCAGCAGGACATCGAACACAAACTGGTTCAGCTCGATATGTACCGGCTTATGTTTTCGGCTATGAAGGGAATCCCGTTGGACAGCATTGACGCTACGCTATATTACTTGGATGTCGCACGCGAAGAGCAACGTGAGATTCATGCCTTGAACAAATCGAAAGCCGAGATCTTGAAGGAATTGAACGTCGAGATTCCTGTCTGGAGCGATGAGGACTAG
- a CDS encoding GNAT family N-acetyltransferase — MQDVAKGDAGIGIVYSPMIWSDVEAITRSFDETWGHYAPIGDDKKLSMLLSYHFVLHYIEPATRGEIAHKNGEFMGVTLSRVVGQPVMFADVAKRMAKIDDRLNATSAGHKALADLERGFEIERRMERQTGINDKAPAEVELFLVSRAARGHGVGGELWRRAMDSFRRFEVPMFYLHTDSDCDVSFYDRHGMTRIAERQEQRHPDDGRDQQMAPAEMYIYAGVPQKVARTVAK, encoded by the coding sequence ATGCAGGACGTTGCAAAAGGCGATGCCGGAATCGGAATCGTATATTCGCCGATGATTTGGAGCGACGTCGAGGCCATCACGCGCTCGTTTGACGAGACCTGGGGCCATTATGCGCCGATCGGTGACGATAAGAAGCTTTCGATGCTGCTTTCGTACCATTTTGTCCTGCATTATATCGAGCCGGCCACCCGTGGCGAGATCGCCCATAAGAACGGTGAATTCATGGGGGTCACGCTTTCGCGCGTCGTCGGCCAACCGGTGATGTTCGCTGATGTGGCCAAGAGAATGGCGAAAATCGATGACCGCCTCAACGCCACGTCTGCCGGGCACAAGGCGCTCGCTGATCTCGAGCGCGGTTTTGAGATCGAGCGGCGTATGGAACGCCAGACCGGCATCAATGACAAGGCACCCGCCGAAGTTGAGCTTTTCTTGGTTTCTCGTGCAGCTCGGGGTCACGGCGTCGGTGGTGAGTTGTGGCGCCGCGCCATGGATTCCTTCAGACGCTTTGAAGTGCCGATGTTCTACCTGCACACCGATTCGGATTGTGATGTGAGTTTCTATGATCGTCACGGCATGACGCGCATCGCCGAGCGGCAGGAGCAGCGTCATCCTGATGATGGCCGCGATCAGCAGATGGCCCCGGCTGAGATGTACATCTATGCCGGCGTCCCGCAAAAGGTCGCGCGCACCGTGGCTAAGTAG